A genomic region of Aeropyrum pernix K1 contains the following coding sequences:
- a CDS encoding glycosyltransferase family 2 protein translates to MGLPKVSIIVVTHNSSKYIDKLLADLSSLDYPRELLQVIFVDNASWDDTLRLIFDYLKKNLEIRNIRVLELKNNIGFPAGVNVGITYALKTWNPRYIVIMNPDVRILNKAFLKESILLMRKYKISCASPIIFKLEENRDYKIQWALGLLDNSGTAFMGFYDLDYDTVNRLSSKITLIPVLWITFALAIIDSDAVRKTGLLRSNLFLYYEDIEYSLRLMLKGFQCYSLLIPSVAHAESESLRDPELSRNIRALFVRNSLIVVAEYFGLIPLLLRIVSYIVETFIFKDKAITYGLRYFIKDLIGYKIRITLTLRVPSMFIIKKYSTPILVIKYKSLHPALRAFSLLGALEYLKAIKLVR, encoded by the coding sequence ATGGGTTTACCGAAAGTAAGCATAATCGTAGTAACACATAATTCGTCAAAATACATAGATAAACTGCTAGCTGACTTATCATCACTCGACTATCCTAGAGAGTTACTACAAGTTATATTTGTAGATAATGCTTCATGGGATGATACATTGAGACTAATCTTCGATTATTTGAAAAAGAATTTAGAGATAAGAAATATTCGCGTTCTTGAGTTAAAAAATAATATAGGATTTCCTGCGGGCGTGAATGTAGGGATAACTTATGCTTTAAAGACTTGGAATCCAAGATATATAGTTATTATGAACCCTGATGTAAGAATACTCAATAAAGCTTTTCTAAAAGAGTCTATACTCTTGATGAGAAAGTATAAAATCTCATGTGCTTCACCCATAATTTTCAAGCTAGAAGAAAACAGGGATTATAAAATACAATGGGCTCTAGGGCTATTAGATAATAGCGGTACCGCTTTTATGGGATTTTATGATTTAGATTATGATACTGTCAATAGATTATCGAGTAAAATCACGCTGATTCCGGTACTCTGGATAACATTTGCATTAGCAATCATAGATTCTGATGCAGTAAGAAAAACCGGTCTTCTAAGAAGTAATTTATTTCTCTACTATGAGGATATCGAATATTCATTAAGACTAATGCTAAAGGGGTTTCAATGCTATTCCTTATTAATACCATCAGTAGCCCATGCAGAGTCGGAAAGCCTAAGAGATCCCGAGCTTTCACGAAATATTCGTGCATTATTTGTCAGAAATAGCCTCATTGTAGTAGCAGAGTACTTCGGCTTAATTCCCTTGTTATTACGCATAGTGTCATATATAGTTGAGACTTTTATTTTCAAAGATAAAGCCATAACATATGGATTGAGGTATTTCATAAAAGACCTTATTGGATATAAAATACGTATAACACTAACATTACGTGTTCCCTCAATGTTTATAATTAAAAAATATAGCACGCCAATCTTAGTAATTAAATATAAGTCATTGCACCCGGCTCTTAGAGCTTTTAGCCTTCTGGGAGCGCTAGAGTATTTGAAAGCCATCAAATTAGTAAGATAA